The genomic DNA ACGTGATCGCCATCGGGATGCACCGCGCGCGGCCGCCCGCCTCCACGGTGTCTTCTGATTCTAAGGCGAGCACGGCTGGGAGTATTCCCCGTGCAACGTGCGCGCGAGGCATCCGAATTCTCACGATTCGGCTGCGATCCGTGCAGGACCTTCGAAGACGGGGCATCCGAAATGCCGTTGACACATTACGCTTCTAGGGTCTCCCTCGCAGCCGACGAGACCCACGACGGCTGTGGTGTCCCAACTGGAGGTTCTGTGAGATCCCCATCCCGTGTCGTCGCGTCCCCGCCCGGGCGACGCATCCCCCGACTCGTCGGCCTGTTCCTCGCGTCGATCGCCGCCGCGCTCGCGCTGATGTCGATCGCGCCGGTCGCGGCGAACGCCGCCGACGGCGACCCGTACCGCATCAGCGGCAACGTCCAACTCGACGGCGAACCGCTCGAGGGGGTGGTCCTCGTCATCGACGGCCCAGGCGGCACGCAGGAGGTCGAGACCGACGCCAACGGGCAATGGCACGTCAGCGTTCCCGAGAAGAACGCCGACTACACCGTCACGCTCGACGAGGAGACCCTTCCCGAGGGCATCGCCGTCGTCGATCCCGAGGACGACTCGCCGAACGTGAAGGAGGTCACCGTCGGCCCCGGCGGCCGCGTCACCGCGAACTTCTTCATCGGCGAGGGTGAGCGCAACACCACGAGCATGTTCGACCAGATCGTGCAGCGCTCGGTGCAGGGCATCAGCTTCGGCCTGATGCTCGGGCTCGCGGCCGTCGGGCTCTCGCTGGTGTTCGGCACGACCGGCATCTCGAACTTCGCACACGGCGAGATGGTGACGTTCGGCGCGGTGGCGGCGGCGTTCCTCGCCGGCAGCATCGGCACGCTCTCGCTGCCGCTGTGGGTCGCGATCCCCGCAGCGATCGTGCTGAGCGGCGTGTTCGGCTACCTGATGGATGTGATCCTCTGGCGGCCGCTGCGTCGCAAGCGGGTCGGCGTCGTCCAGCTCATGATCGTGAGCATCGGCCTCTCGCTCGCGCTGCGGTACATCTTCCAGTTCTTCATCGGCGGCGGCACCGTGCAGTTGCCGTTCGCGACGGAGGAGAAGATCCCGCTGTTCGGCGTCGTGCAGCTCAGCGTCATCGACATGGCGAGCCTCGCGATCTCGATCGTCGTGATCGTCGTGTTCGCGATCTGGCTGACGTTCTCGCGGATCGGCAAGGCGACCCGCGCGATCTCCGACAACCCGTCGCTCGCGTCCGCCTCGGGCATCGACGTCGACCACGTGGTGCGGATCGTCTGGATCGTCGGCGGCGCCCTCGCGGGTCTCGCGGGCATCCTGTACGCCTACTTCCGCCCCGGCATCAAGTGGGACATGGGTGCGCAGATCCTGCTGCTCATGTTCGCCGCGGTCACCCTCGGCGGTCTCGGCACCGCGTTCGGCGCCCTCATCGGCTCGATCATCGTGGGCCTGCTCGTCGAGGTGTCGGGCCTGTGGATCCCCCAGGACCTGCGCTACGCGGGCGCCCTGTTCATCCTCATCGTCATCCTGCTGTTCCGGCCCCAGGGCATCCTCGGCCGGCGAGAGAGAATCGGGTAGGCATCATGGACTGGCTTCAGATCCTCTCCAACACGGCGTCGTCGATCCTCAGCCCGGCGACCATCGGCTACGCGCTGGCCGCGCTCGGCCTCGCGGTGCACTTCGGCTTCGCGGGCCTGCTCAACATGGGTGTCGCCGGCTTCATGGCCGTCGGCGCGTACGGGTACGCGATCTCGTCCCTCACCTTCGGGTTCCCGTGGTGGCTCGCGATCCTCACCGGCCTCGGAGCATCCGTGGTGTTCGCGCTCATCCTCGGCATCCCGACGCTGCGGTTGCGCGGCGACTACCTCGCGATCGTGACGATCGCGGCGGCCGAAGTGGTGCGGCTCCTGTTCCTCACGACCGCATTCGAGGATGTCACCGGCTCCGCCGACGGCCTCTCGGGCTTCCAGCGCGACTTCCGCAACGCGAACCCGATCCCGCCGGGCCGCTACGGCTTCGGTCCGTGGATCTACAACGAGAACGAGTGGTGGACCCGCATCCTCGGCCTCGTGACCCTCGCGATCGCCGTGCTCGTGGTGTTCATGCTCATGCGCAGCCCCTGGGGCCGCGTGCTCAAGGGCATCCGCGAGGACGAGGACGCGGTGCGCGCACTCGGCAAGAACGCGTTCGCGTACAAGATGCAGGCGCTCGTGCTCGGCGGTGTGCTCATCGCGGCCGGCGGCATCGTCTACGCGCTCGACCGCGCAGCGAGCCCCGGAGTGTACGTGACCTCGCTCACGTTCTTCGTCTGGACGGCGCTGCTGCTCGGCGGTGCGGCGACGGTGTTCGGCCCGCTGCTCGGCTCCCTGATCTTCTGGGTGCTGCAGACCTTCCTCAGCAACTTCCTGCCGGCGCTCGTGCAGGCGGGGGTGCTGCCGTTCATGACCCAGATCCAGGCGGGCACGCTGCGCTTCATCCTCGTGGGCGTCGCGCTCATGCTGCTCGTGATCTTCATGCCGCAGGGCCTCCTCGGCAACAAGAAGGAGCTGACCTTTGTCAAGTGAGATCCCGGCTCCCGGCGAGCCGACCCCAGAGACGGATGCCTCGGCCGACGCGGTGACCGCGCCGCCCACGGCTCCCGTCGCCCGCGCCAAGACGACCGGGCTCCACGTCGGCGACGCGGCTCCCGGTGTGAAGAAGGTCGACCCGATCATCGTCGCCGACGGCGTCCGCCGCACGTTCGGCGGCCTCACCGCCGTCGACGTCGACCACCTCGAGATCCCGCGCGGTGCGATCACCGCGCTGATCGGCCCGAACGGTGCCGGCAAGACGACCCTGTTCAACCTGTTGACCGGGTTCGACAAGCCGAACGCCGGCACCTGGACCTTCGACGGCCACGCGCTGTCGGGCGTGCCCGCCTACAAGGTGGCGCGCATGGGCCAGGTGCGCACGTTCCAGCTCACCAAGGCGCTCGGCCTGCTCACGGTGCTCGACAACATGAAGCTCGGCGCCAAGGGCCAGCGCGGCGAACGGTTCTGGCCGGGCATGGTGCCCGCAGCCTGGCGCAGCCAGGATGCCGAGCTCGAGACCCGCGCGATGGAACTGCTCGCGAAGTTCAAGCTCGACGCCAAGGCGGGCGACTTCGCGGCGAGCCTCTCGGGCGGCCAGCGCAAGCTCCTCGAGATGGCCCGTGCGCTCATGAGCGAGCCGAAGCTCGTCATGCTCGACGAGCCGATGGCCGGCGTCAACCCGGCGCTCACGCAGTCGCTCCTCGACCACATCCTCGACCTGAAGGATCAGGGCATGACCGTGCTGTTCGTCGAGCACGACATGCACATGGTGCGGCACATCGCCGACTGGGTCGTCGTCATGGCCGAGGGCCGCGTGGTCGCCGAGGGCGACCCGTACTCGGTCATGAAGGATCCCGCCGTCGTCGACGCGTACCTGGGCGCGCACCAGGAGCTCGACCTCGGCGTCGTCACCGGACGCTACGCGCCCGACGAGGCGGATGCCACGACGGATGCCGAGGCATCCGCGGACACCGTCGCAGCCCAGGACGAGATCCTCGCCGAGGCCCTCGCCGAGTCCGAGGAGGAGGACAAGTGAGCACCGCGACCACCGTCGGCACCCCCGTCGTCGTCGTCGACGACGTCCACGCCGGATACCTGCCGGGGGTGAACATCCTGAACGGGTGCTCGCTCGTGGCCCACCAGGGCGAGCTCATCGGCATCATCGGCCCGAACGGCGCCGGCAAGTCGACCCTGTTGAAGGCGATCTTCGGGCAGGTGAACGTCCGCAGCGGCTCGATCACGCTCGAGGGCGACGACATCACCGGGTTGAAGGCGAACAAGCTCGTCGCGCGCGGGGTGGGCTTCATCCCGCAGACGAACAACGTGTTCCCGTCGTTGACGATCGAAGAGAACCTGCAAATGGGGTTGTACCAGCGACCCGGCGCCTACAAGGAACGACTCGAGTTCGTCACCGGCATCTTCGCCGAACTCGGCAAGCGTCTGAAGCAGCGGGCCGGTTCGCTGTCGGGCGGTGAACGCCAGATGGTCGCGATGAGCCGCGCGCTCATGATGGACCCGAAGGTGCTGCTGCTCGACGAGCCGAGCGCCGGCCTGTCGCCGGTCCGTCAGGACGAGGCGTTCATCCGGGTCTCCGAGATCAACAAGGCCGGCGTGACCTGCATCATGGTGGAGCAGAACGCCCGCCGCTGCCTGCAGATCTGCGACCGCGGCTACGTGCTCGACCAGGGCCGCGACGCCTACACGGGCTCGGGCCGCGACCTGCTGAACGACCCGAAGGTCACCGAGCTGTACCTGGGCACGCTCGGCACCTGACCCGTCGCACACCCGACACAGGGCGGGGCCGGCTGACGCCGGCCCCGCCCTTCTTCTGCGCACTGCCTGCTGTGCACTGGCCTGCCGGCCGCCGCGACGCCGCCCGCCCGGTGCGAGTGTCTGCACCCGCCCGGCCCGGCCACCTGCCTCACGCGCAGGCTGCTGCGCCACCTCGGCGCCCTCCGCGCCACATCACCTGGCGCATACCCCGCCGAAGTGGCGCAGCGCCGTGCCAAACGGACAACCAGGGGCCGCCCGCGGGCACTCGCCACGCCGCCCGCAGGGGCCGCCACCCGCACCCGCCCGCACCACCCGCCCGCACGCTCCGCGCCACCTCGGCGCCCTCCGCGCCACATCACCTGGCGCAGCGCCCGCCGAAGTGGCGCGGCGGCGGCGCTTCGCGCGCGCGGGCGGGCGCGGGCGCGGCGCGGCGCGCGCACCCGGGCACGCGAAAGGGCCCCGGCTCGTGCCGGGGCCCCTCCGCTGTGTGTTCGGGTCAGTGCGAGACGATCAGCCCTCGTAGGCCGAGTAGGTGTTGTCTTCGCCGAACTGGTAGATGCCGATCGACGCCTCGGTCGGGTCGCCCACCTCGTCGAAGGTGATCGGGCCCGAGATGCCGTCGTAGTCGGCCACGCCGCCACCGAGGATGATGTCGGCGCACTCCGCGAACGTGGAGCACTTCTCGCCGTCGCCCGAGCCGCCCGAGACCTCGATCAGCTTCTCGGCGATCGCCGCCGAGTCGGTCGAGTTCGCCGCGAGCGCAGCGAGCGAGAGCAGGATGGTCGCGTCGAACGACTCGGCCGCGTAGCTGTAGTCGTCGAGCGGCTCGCCGCCGGTCTCCTCGAGGAACGCGTCGAGCTCGGCCGTGAAGTCCGAGATCGAGTCGATCGAGAGACCGGGCAGGGTGCCCTTCGCACCGGCGAGCGCACCCGCCGGGAACTGGTCGCCGAAGTTCGACAGGTTGCCGTCGACGAAGTACAGCTTGTCGGACGGGTACTGGCCGAACAGGCTCGGCAGGATCGTCTTGACCTCTTCGAACGTGATCAGGGCGATCGCGTCGGGGTCGGCCGCGAGCAGCTGGCTGATCTGCGAGTCGAACGTGGTGTCGCCCGTGTTGTACGTCGGCGCGGCCACGACCTCGCCGCCGGCGGCCTCGAAGGCCTCGGTGACGTACTTCGCGAGACCGGTGCCGTACGAGTCGTTCAGCACGAGGATGCCGAGCGTCTGAGCACCGTCCTCGGCGATCAGGTTGCCGAGCACCTCGCCCTGCAGCACGTCGGACGGCGCGGTGCGGAAGTACAGCCCGTTGTCGTCGTACGTGGTGAACGCGTCGGAGGTGTTGGCCGGCGAGAACTGGATGACGCCGGCGCCCACGACCTGGTCGATGAACTGCAGCGACGTGCCCGACGACGCGGCGCCGATGATGGCCGAGACGTTCTCGTTGAGGAGACGGGGGATCTCGGTCTCGTAGGCCTTGTTGTCGGTGTCGCCCGAGTCGCCGAAGACCACGTCGAGCGTGAGGCCCGAGGTCTCGGCGTACTCGTTGATCTGCTGCGCCGCGTACGCCACGCCCGCCTCTTCGGGCGGACCGAGGAACGCGAGGTTGCCGGTCTGCGGAAGGGCGGTGCCGATGGTCAGCGCCAGCTCTTCGCGAGGACCCTGGGCATCCTCGGTCGACTCGGGCTCGCCGGTCGCGCACGCGGACAGGAGGAGGGCGCTCGTCGCAGTGAGAGCGACTCCCGTCCAGACCTTGCCGCGCGAGCGAGCGGGCCGGGACTTGCCGAATACGCTCATGTTGCTCCTTGGGACTGAAGGATGAATCGAATGCCCGTCGAAACGGGCCGTGGATCGACAGTATGCGGCGCTTCCCCTGCAAACAATGCAAACCCGGTCACAACCGCGTAACACCTGCGATTCCGTGACCGTATCGTCACCAGAACAGGGGCCGACGCCGATTTCGACGCACGAGATCGCCGTCGGACGCAAGGATTCTTCATCTGACGGAGCTCCCGGATCGAGCGCTCCACCGGCACCTCCGACACGCGGCGCAACATACGGCGGCTCGGTGCATCTCGCCGGAGTTCCCCGCGTCGAGCATCACCCGCAAGCCGGCGTGCGGAAGCTCGTCCTGG from Agromyces larvae includes the following:
- a CDS encoding branched-chain amino acid ABC transporter permease, with translation MDWLQILSNTASSILSPATIGYALAALGLAVHFGFAGLLNMGVAGFMAVGAYGYAISSLTFGFPWWLAILTGLGASVVFALILGIPTLRLRGDYLAIVTIAAAEVVRLLFLTTAFEDVTGSADGLSGFQRDFRNANPIPPGRYGFGPWIYNENEWWTRILGLVTLAIAVLVVFMLMRSPWGRVLKGIREDEDAVRALGKNAFAYKMQALVLGGVLIAAGGIVYALDRAASPGVYVTSLTFFVWTALLLGGAATVFGPLLGSLIFWVLQTFLSNFLPALVQAGVLPFMTQIQAGTLRFILVGVALMLLVIFMPQGLLGNKKELTFVK
- a CDS encoding ABC transporter ATP-binding protein, producing MSTATTVGTPVVVVDDVHAGYLPGVNILNGCSLVAHQGELIGIIGPNGAGKSTLLKAIFGQVNVRSGSITLEGDDITGLKANKLVARGVGFIPQTNNVFPSLTIEENLQMGLYQRPGAYKERLEFVTGIFAELGKRLKQRAGSLSGGERQMVAMSRALMMDPKVLLLDEPSAGLSPVRQDEAFIRVSEINKAGVTCIMVEQNARRCLQICDRGYVLDQGRDAYTGSGRDLLNDPKVTELYLGTLGT
- a CDS encoding branched-chain amino acid ABC transporter permease encodes the protein MSIAPVAANAADGDPYRISGNVQLDGEPLEGVVLVIDGPGGTQEVETDANGQWHVSVPEKNADYTVTLDEETLPEGIAVVDPEDDSPNVKEVTVGPGGRVTANFFIGEGERNTTSMFDQIVQRSVQGISFGLMLGLAAVGLSLVFGTTGISNFAHGEMVTFGAVAAAFLAGSIGTLSLPLWVAIPAAIVLSGVFGYLMDVILWRPLRRKRVGVVQLMIVSIGLSLALRYIFQFFIGGGTVQLPFATEEKIPLFGVVQLSVIDMASLAISIVVIVVFAIWLTFSRIGKATRAISDNPSLASASGIDVDHVVRIVWIVGGALAGLAGILYAYFRPGIKWDMGAQILLLMFAAVTLGGLGTAFGALIGSIIVGLLVEVSGLWIPQDLRYAGALFILIVILLFRPQGILGRRERIG
- a CDS encoding ABC transporter substrate-binding protein; its protein translation is MSVFGKSRPARSRGKVWTGVALTATSALLLSACATGEPESTEDAQGPREELALTIGTALPQTGNLAFLGPPEEAGVAYAAQQINEYAETSGLTLDVVFGDSGDTDNKAYETEIPRLLNENVSAIIGAASSGTSLQFIDQVVGAGVIQFSPANTSDAFTTYDDNGLYFRTAPSDVLQGEVLGNLIAEDGAQTLGILVLNDSYGTGLAKYVTEAFEAAGGEVVAAPTYNTGDTTFDSQISQLLAADPDAIALITFEEVKTILPSLFGQYPSDKLYFVDGNLSNFGDQFPAGALAGAKGTLPGLSIDSISDFTAELDAFLEETGGEPLDDYSYAAESFDATILLSLAALAANSTDSAAIAEKLIEVSGGSGDGEKCSTFAECADIILGGGVADYDGISGPITFDEVGDPTEASIGIYQFGEDNTYSAYEG
- a CDS encoding ABC transporter ATP-binding protein is translated as MTAPPTAPVARAKTTGLHVGDAAPGVKKVDPIIVADGVRRTFGGLTAVDVDHLEIPRGAITALIGPNGAGKTTLFNLLTGFDKPNAGTWTFDGHALSGVPAYKVARMGQVRTFQLTKALGLLTVLDNMKLGAKGQRGERFWPGMVPAAWRSQDAELETRAMELLAKFKLDAKAGDFAASLSGGQRKLLEMARALMSEPKLVMLDEPMAGVNPALTQSLLDHILDLKDQGMTVLFVEHDMHMVRHIADWVVVMAEGRVVAEGDPYSVMKDPAVVDAYLGAHQELDLGVVTGRYAPDEADATTDAEASADTVAAQDEILAEALAESEEEDK